The Litchfieldia alkalitelluris genome has a window encoding:
- a CDS encoding coiled-coil domain-containing protein has protein sequence MLKKRLLVINTVLALGLTTFSIPAVNAEELTSDSQQKYTLIQEERTEIQAELLAVVEELTKIQQEINGLNEQIEKVDQAIADNNKMIEKTEKEIEVAESVIEELEKEMSVLQEGIDRRFGILKERAITLQQSGGSVIYLEVLAGSSSFSDFIDRVFAVMTIAQSDADLLAQQEADQQELKDKQAIALKKIEDLTAMKTEFEGMQAQIKEQKKENDALKEELKEMENESLAFLEELQNKDNELAQKAIAIQQSISPKKEATSSGGTSSIKPNTQIGSVVVQAPSAKVSSSLREAIEDSYKYIGNSVYVFGGGRTAYDIANGRFDCSGYVSYVFRQAGKSIGGSTDSIKYAGRQISTKDMQYGDLVFFDTYKKDGHVGIYIGGGKFIGSQSSTGVAIADMTTGYWKQKFNGRVVRVN, from the coding sequence GTGTTAAAGAAAAGGCTCTTAGTAATTAATACAGTACTTGCACTAGGATTGACAACGTTTTCAATACCAGCAGTAAACGCAGAAGAATTAACAAGCGATAGTCAGCAGAAATACACTCTCATCCAAGAAGAACGAACTGAAATCCAGGCAGAGCTATTAGCAGTTGTAGAAGAATTAACAAAAATACAACAAGAGATTAATGGATTAAATGAACAAATCGAAAAAGTAGATCAAGCAATTGCTGATAATAATAAAATGATTGAAAAAACTGAAAAAGAGATAGAAGTAGCAGAAAGTGTAATTGAAGAGCTAGAAAAGGAAATGAGCGTACTTCAAGAAGGAATTGATCGCCGTTTTGGTATTTTAAAAGAGCGTGCAATTACACTACAGCAAAGTGGCGGTAGTGTAATTTATCTTGAGGTGTTAGCAGGTTCTTCAAGCTTTAGTGATTTTATCGATCGTGTCTTCGCTGTAATGACGATTGCACAATCAGATGCCGATTTGCTAGCACAGCAAGAAGCCGATCAGCAGGAATTGAAGGACAAGCAGGCTATCGCGTTGAAAAAAATAGAAGATTTAACTGCGATGAAAACGGAATTTGAAGGAATGCAAGCGCAGATAAAGGAACAAAAGAAAGAAAATGATGCGCTTAAAGAAGAACTAAAAGAGATGGAAAATGAAAGTCTAGCTTTTTTAGAAGAGCTACAGAATAAAGATAATGAGTTAGCTCAAAAAGCTATCGCTATTCAACAAAGTATAAGTCCTAAAAAAGAAGCAACATCTTCAGGTGGAACTTCTTCTATAAAACCAAACACCCAGATAGGTAGTGTTGTGGTACAAGCACCATCAGCCAAAGTGTCATCTAGTTTAAGAGAAGCGATTGAGGATTCATATAAATATATTGGCAATTCCGTTTATGTTTTTGGTGGTGGACGAACTGCCTATGATATTGCAAACGGTCGATTTGATTGCTCTGGATATGTATCATATGTTTTCCGCCAGGCAGGAAAAAGCATCGGTGGTAGCACTGATTCTATTAAATATGCAGGACGCCAAATTTCAACTAAAGATATGCAATATGGTGATCTAGTATTCTTTGATACGTATAAAAAAGATGGACATGTTGGAATTTATATCGGTGGAGGAAAGTTTATTGGCTCACAAAGCTCAACTGGAGTAGCCATCGCTGATATGACAACAGGTTATTGGAAGCAAAAATTTAACGGACGAGTTGTACGCGTGAATTAA
- a CDS encoding secondary thiamine-phosphate synthase enzyme YjbQ yields the protein MEHLFELKTHSRDQMIEITATINGWLKKQGVSEGIIVVSSLHTTAGITVNENADPDVKIDMLRRFDEVYPWHHQKDRHMEGNTAAHLKTSTVGHSQTLIISGGKLLLGTWQGVYFCEFDGPRNRRFAVKVIQS from the coding sequence ATGGAACATCTTTTCGAATTAAAAACACATTCACGTGACCAAATGATTGAAATTACGGCTACTATTAATGGATGGTTAAAAAAACAAGGGGTCTCTGAAGGAATTATCGTTGTGTCATCCTTACATACAACTGCTGGTATTACAGTAAATGAGAACGCTGATCCAGATGTAAAGATTGATATGTTAAGAAGGTTTGATGAAGTCTATCCTTGGCATCACCAAAAGGATCGGCATATGGAAGGAAATACGGCAGCGCATTTAAAAACCAGTACGGTTGGTCATTCTCAAACACTGATCATTTCAGGTGGGAAATTATTGTTAGGGACATGGCAAGGGGTTTATTTTTGTGAGTTTGATGGACCAAGGAACCGCAGATTTGCAGTTAAAGTGATTCAGAGCTAG